The genomic interval GATGCAGCGAAAAGAAATCCATATTCCCGCCGGCAATATCAATAAACTGCCGCCAGTTTTTATCCCAGTGTCCAAAATCATGATCTTCAAACCCCGGATGGGCAGCAGTATATCCGCCGATCAGAATATCAGGATGCGACCGCTTAACACGCTCTGCCACCTTGTTGTGAAATTCGGAAATTTCCGCATAGGTTGTGTTATGCTCACGGGCATGAACAAAGGGTTCATTCACCACTTCAAGCATCGCCGGTTTCGGCGGACCGTCCGTTCCTCCGCTACCGGTAAAATGCGTCAGATACTGCTCATAAAAATCGGCCAGCGCATCATAACTTCCAATCGCAAATCCATTCGCGTTTGTACTGCCGTCCGGAAACATTTTCGGCTGACCGCCGATGGTCATTTTTCTGCTGCGGTACTCCAGCGCATGTACCGCAGTGTTCTGCGCATACCGCTTCCGCTCCCGCTTTCCGAGCTGCTCAATACAGGCATGATCACACCAGCCCGGTTTATCCGGATCCTCCGTAGTCCACGACAGCGCCTCCGGCAAAGCCCCGCAGTCGCGCCCCAGATAAACATCGTATTCATTCAGAAACGTTTCCCGCTGTTCCTCGGAATCCCAGTCATGCTCGGTCGCCCGCGCATGCAGTACCATCCACTTTTCACGATCGAAAGCATCCACCCCGCCGACAGAATGTCGGACATTCAGGTTGACCGTCACCGAAACCGACTGTTCTTCCGCCATCCCGTTTTGATTCACCGTAATAACCGCCGCAAAAAGACCGATCCACTTCATCTTCATCATTAACTCCGTATTTTTATTTAACATGCAGCAGATTCCGCCCCTCAGTAATAACCGCTTCCTTAAACAGATTTAATGCAACCTCATTCCCCCATTCTTCCGGAGTCCGGACTCTGGCGACTTCATGCCGGACATTCTCCCGGATTTCCACAGTGGCCGGTTTCCCGTTCCCCGAACCGTCGGGCGAGAGAGCAAGCATCCCGGCCGATAGTAAAACCCGTATAATCGTCATGATTCCCCCGGTCACTTCCGGCCGTTCAGTCCGGCATCACCGTCTTCAGCGTCACACTGCTGATTCGACCGCCACTATCCGGGAACATGATTTCCACACTATTGTTCTTTTTGATCAGTTCAACGGGAACCGGAATTTCAAGCAGACCGAAAAAGGCCGGACGCGTCGGCTGGTCACTGCCGCTGTAATTATCCGGAACCTCCAGCGCGGTTCCGTTGAAAACGACTTCAGGCCAACGGGAACGATCCGGTTCTCTCCCGAATCCGACACGCAGCACGGCCTCACCCGACGATAGCGGCTGAACCTCATTCAGCGCAAACTGAACCGGGCGCCCGCCTGTAATCGGTCGGTTATAATCCGACGCATAAAATTTGTATTCCTCAACCGTTTCAGTAATGGCAATGGATTCGGCAAACCTGCACTCAATAACAGCACTGGCCTCCGGCTTTAAGGTGAACGACTTCAATTCCTTCTTAACCGTTTTCTCCTCCAGTACCGGACCGTCCGCCACGCGGTACAGATGCTTAATCCGTGCGGATGTCATGTTGCAGGAAAGATTCAGATCAACCGTCTCCTCCACCGGATTCAGATTACTCAGAATCACATAGGCTTTTTTTCCATCCACATAGCTGTCGAGCAGCACATCGGGATTATCGGAAGCTGTCTTCACCCGCGTTCCGTTCACATCCGACCACAGCTCATAAAACAGCACCAGATCGGTGAAGATCCAGTCCTCGCCGAACCGGCCCGGACGTTCTTTCCTCTGATGCATCAGACGGCGGTTATACGGCACCCCGTTTTTTCGGCCCCATTCCGCCTTGGCGGTAATGAAAGGAATCGATTTAAGAATCAGATTCGGTCGATCCAGAAACTGCAGTGTCAACGGCGTTGCCGCCTTAAGGAAATGCCAGTCGCGCAACGCGGTCCAGGCCCGGTTTTCCAGTTTATGATCCCGTCCGCCGTATTCCGAAATGATAAACGGCTTAACCTCCCCCAGCCGGATCAGACTGTACTGTTCGATCATATCCAGCGTAGCTTCCAGGCGGGACCCTTTATAATCATCACGCCCGCGATCCCCCCGGTTATTGAAATCATAGAAATGAAGCGAATAAAAATCCATCTGCTCGCCACAGGTATCGATAAACAGCTTCATCCGCTCATTCCACCGTGCGAAATCCCGTTCTTCAAATATCGGAAACGCCATCGTCGGACCGCCGATTAAAACCTCGGAATCAAACCGGCGAATTGCCTTCACCGCGCCGTTATGAAATTCGAAAATGGATTTTGCGCTACGGGTATCCCCGCGACGACCGTCGATAAAATGATACAGCGGTTCATTCAGAATTTCGATAAACCTGGGACGCGACTGTCCCGCCGTCGGAGGCTCACCCGGGTTCCGGTAAAATTCCTGCAGAAAACGACCCATATATTCGCCGACAGCGTCGGCACCGCCCAGCTCCCAATCCGTTTTCTCTTCCCCGGGACTCGGCAGAAACGCATGGGGCTGTCCGCCGATCATAACATCGTTAACAGCGTCATATTTATGCAGATAGGCTTTGTGACTTCCATAGATGATTTTACGATGAATCCGCCCTGCGTTTTTCAGATATTCCGGATCCACATAACCCGGCCGGTCCGGGTCTTCCGGAGCCTGCCGCAGATATTCAATCATTGTTCCGTTATCGCGGCCGAAAGAAACATTCAGATCCGAGACCAGTATATCCAGCAGTTCATCCTCACCCACCCAGTCAGGTTCCGAGAGATGTGAATGTGCATTGATATACTTATGGCGATCAAAGGATGAAATCCCGCCCACTGAATATTTCATATTAAGCTGAATATCGACGGTCGTTCGGGCGTGGCTCATCAGCCCCATAAACAGCACACTCAGAACAACGTTTTTTTCACTGATTATTTTCATGCGGTTATCCTTTAAGAGGTTCATACGTACTGGAGGTGAAAATCCGCTCATGCTGATGCCCGTCGAACCGGCGGATATACTGATCATTGCTGTTCATATATTCATGCGTCAGCCCCCATTCGAAAATTTTGAAAGGGATCGCTGAATCATCATTTTTACGCAGTAGCCCCATGGCATGCGGTGCATTCTGTATATACGCCAGAATTTCAAAATTAATGCCGTCAGGCGCCCACTGAATCGTATTGCGCTCCGGTCCGTCGGTGGTAATCAGCGACCCGATACCGCCGTTATAGTGCCAGACCGCCACTTCATGACCGCTATTGGAAATCGGATTGAACGGCGATTTTTCATAGGGCCCGAACGGCGAATCAGCCATCGCAACACCGTGCCGGATCTCGCGCCCGCCGAAGTTGATCTCCCAGCCCATCTGTTCCCCTTTATAATACAGATGAAACCTGCCGTTATAAACGGTGAGATAGGGATCGTGTACCTTATGGCTGTCGAAATCACCTTTTTTAATCACACTGAACCGGTCGTGCGGATCATTCCCCTTCCATATGCCGTTGTCCGCCGGACTCAGAATCGGTTCGGGATGCTTTATCCAGGGGCCATACGGCGATGCAGCCGACGCAATTCCGATCTGCTCTTTTGCACGCTGGATGTAGGGCGACTTTACCGTCTGGTAAACCAGATAGTAGGTTCCTTCATGGTTTAACACCTCCGGGGTAAACACGGAGCGATCATCAAAAGCCCCGGCTTCTCCCCGGCCCACGGCACATTGATCTTCGTTCCACGTAATGCCGTCCTCCGACGTCGCATGCCAGATTTCGGCATAATCCCAGGGCCACACTTTATCATCGAAATTATCGGTAAAACCGGCACTCGGTCCCTCCGACTTCGTATACCAGACATGATACAGTCCGTTCTCAAACAGGACAGAACTCGGATCACGCCGCGTGACGCCTTCCTCATAAGCCAGATCCCCCTTCAGGTCACTGACCGAAAAGGTTCCGTACCAGTTGTTGCTGCGCTCCGGCCAGGCCAGCGCCCGTTTCGAGGCGGCACTTAAACAGTCCGGGTTGGTGATTCCCAGACGTTCCATTTTTTCATCGGTATATTCTGAAGACATAAGCATACTCACACGGTTTATATTCTGGCAGGATAATTTCGAGACCTTCGCCTTCCTGCCCCCACTTCAACGGCCCTTCATGGCCGATCAGTTCAATTTCGGAAATACGGCCGTTGTAATGATGGCTGCCCAGTGAACGGATCGGCAGCACGCCGGATTCCGGCCAGCCCAGCGCAATCGCATAAAGCTGTCCGCCACGGGTGGTATAACGGATGTCACGATCCGTATACCCATCAAACGCCATATCCGCCAGATGCCCCTCCCGGGCTTTTGAAGGTCCTTCACCATAGATGATCCACGGCCGGGTTCTATAGATCGCCTCACCATTCAGCTTCAGCCACCGGCCCATATTCTTCAGGCGCTGTTGCTGTTCTTCCGGAATCGTTCCATCCGGGTGAGGAGCAAGATTGAGCAGCAGACAGCCGTTCTTACTGACAATATCCACAAGATCGCCGATGAGCCGGTTTTCGTCATAGCACTCCAGATCCAGCGCCCAGCTCCATGAAGTTCGCGAAATCGATGTGTCCGTCAGCCAGGGTTCCGGATAAATCTCCGGCATCCGTGCCCGTTCCAGATCAACGGTACCGACACCCAGCGGAAAATCCGGCCGCTTAAAGGTCATCACCACCTCCCGGTTCCGCTCTGCCGCATGATTGTAATAATGGGCCAGCATTTTCTGACGGATATTCTCGGAAAGAATCTCCACCCGGTTGTCAAACCAGAGCAGATCCGGCGAATAACCCTCGACCACTTCCTTCACTTTCTCCAGCCAGACCTGTTCAAATTCAGGACTCGGCATCGGATCACACGACTTCGTTTGAATGCCTTCAATATGGCGTGCCGTTTTCGGCAGTCGGGGTCCGTACAGCGAGGCATTCACCGGATCTGCACAGTCCGTATTCTCCAGCCAGGTCGGGAACCAGCCCCACAGCCAGGAATGATGCATACTCACCAGAAACTTCATTCCCCGGTTGCGGACCGCCCGTTCCATTTCGGCCACCACATCGCGGCACGGCCCCTTTTTCGCGGCGTTCCAGGGATTCACGCTTGAATCCCACATGGAAAAACCATCGGCGTGTTCACCGACCGGTCCGGCAAACTGAGCCCCGGCTTCCGCAAACAGGTCCGCCCAGGCATCTGCATTGAAATGCTCTCCGGTAAAACGCGGCACAAAATCCTTGTAGCCAAA from Verrucomicrobia bacterium S94 carries:
- a CDS encoding beta-agarase yields the protein MKIISEKNVVLSVLFMGLMSHARTTVDIQLNMKYSVGGISSFDRHKYINAHSHLSEPDWVGEDELLDILVSDLNVSFGRDNGTMIEYLRQAPEDPDRPGYVDPEYLKNAGRIHRKIIYGSHKAYLHKYDAVNDVMIGGQPHAFLPSPGEEKTDWELGGADAVGEYMGRFLQEFYRNPGEPPTAGQSRPRFIEILNEPLYHFIDGRRGDTRSAKSIFEFHNGAVKAIRRFDSEVLIGGPTMAFPIFEERDFARWNERMKLFIDTCGEQMDFYSLHFYDFNNRGDRGRDDYKGSRLEATLDMIEQYSLIRLGEVKPFIISEYGGRDHKLENRAWTALRDWHFLKAATPLTLQFLDRPNLILKSIPFITAKAEWGRKNGVPYNRRLMHQRKERPGRFGEDWIFTDLVLFYELWSDVNGTRVKTASDNPDVLLDSYVDGKKAYVILSNLNPVEETVDLNLSCNMTSARIKHLYRVADGPVLEEKTVKKELKSFTLKPEASAVIECRFAESIAITETVEEYKFYASDYNRPITGGRPVQFALNEVQPLSSGEAVLRVGFGREPDRSRWPEVVFNGTALEVPDNYSGSDQPTRPAFFGLLEIPVPVELIKKNNSVEIMFPDSGGRISSVTLKTVMPD
- a CDS encoding glycosyl hydrolase, which translates into the protein MLMSSEYTDEKMERLGITNPDCLSAASKRALAWPERSNNWYGTFSVSDLKGDLAYEEGVTRRDPSSVLFENGLYHVWYTKSEGPSAGFTDNFDDKVWPWDYAEIWHATSEDGITWNEDQCAVGRGEAGAFDDRSVFTPEVLNHEGTYYLVYQTVKSPYIQRAKEQIGIASAASPYGPWIKHPEPILSPADNGIWKGNDPHDRFSVIKKGDFDSHKVHDPYLTVYNGRFHLYYKGEQMGWEINFGGREIRHGVAMADSPFGPYEKSPFNPISNSGHEVAVWHYNGGIGSLITTDGPERNTIQWAPDGINFEILAYIQNAPHAMGLLRKNDDSAIPFKIFEWGLTHEYMNSNDQYIRRFDGHQHERIFTSSTYEPLKG
- a CDS encoding alpha-L-fucosidase, with the protein product MKNDQRFKPDWESLSAYQCPEWFHDAKFGIYTHWGVYSATRAPGNTDWYGCGMYEEGHPNNVFHRETYGPVDQFGYKDFVPRFTGEHFNADAWADLFAEAGAQFAGPVGEHADGFSMWDSSVNPWNAAKKGPCRDVVAEMERAVRNRGMKFLVSMHHSWLWGWFPTWLENTDCADPVNASLYGPRLPKTARHIEGIQTKSCDPMPSPEFEQVWLEKVKEVVEGYSPDLLWFDNRVEILSENIRQKMLAHYYNHAAERNREVVMTFKRPDFPLGVGTVDLERARMPEIYPEPWLTDTSISRTSWSWALDLECYDENRLIGDLVDIVSKNGCLLLNLAPHPDGTIPEEQQQRLKNMGRWLKLNGEAIYRTRPWIIYGEGPSKAREGHLADMAFDGYTDRDIRYTTRGGQLYAIALGWPESGVLPIRSLGSHHYNGRISEIELIGHEGPLKWGQEGEGLEIILPEYKPCEYAYVFRIYR